attggaggtgtaacaagcaaaaagggcagaaaaattgaagaaaagaataaaatttgaagaagGTCCAACCCAATATGCACACTCAGCGCGCGCCACGGGCTAAGCGGGCCAGGAAGTACACGCGCTAAGCGCAgggtgtcgcgctaagcgcgcctacgaaggcccaaagcccacttcagtagctataaatagagagtcagTCCAAGGGACATGACACACCACCACAAaaccccctctcctaggggtttcatttactttctttctttcacccctcctctcattgtaaagccctcatgaccatgagtggctaatcccctagctagggcctggcagacctaaaaagccaatgatgtatggatcatttcaagagttatcaataaaaagaggaaTTCTCTCCaggttctttatttatttaccgtTCTCTCTTTTTACATCCTGTATCTTTGAACTTGCTTTCTGTTAGGGTTTAGTCCACTCGGaagagggtaaagcctaattaggggtaaggaatgaatacttgaatttgttttaagggttaggccactcgggagagggtaacgcttaagagaacactaaaaggaggaaattatcgggttatcttttagagggtttttcttctagtttcttttatctgcttttctttcttgcttattCTGCATCTCGGACTTTGTTTTCTGTTAGTCTTTAGGCCACTCGGtagagggtaaagcctaattagggatAAGGAATGAATGCGTGAATTGATTTTAAGGGTTAGActactcgggagagggtaacgcttaatagaacaattaaagaaataaatcatTGGGTTAGCATGACTTAATGCCTCAATGCCCATGCTTTAGCAAATATCTAGAATGTAATCTTAAGGCATCTTAGTTATTGAGTCTTCGCAAAGGGCATTTGGAAGATAGGTAATTAAGGTAGGCTTGTCAtcatgaggcatcaggggcaagtagatggatagatgtggggcagaattagttcactggtattgataacagacaaatccagaatccatatatctaggctaattagacttgtcaggttttagcgattttaatatatagattttagtctctatttttattgttggtttttcttagaagtagttattccttattttactgttgggttttaggagtaagtatttagatttagtagatttagattttatttatttgaatttcgtaGAAGTAGCTATCTttatcgcaatttaaatattttattttctattttgatctttcaatcttttatccttttcttttatcttctaattttatcttttaatatcttatcttttcttttatcttctaattttatctttaaatatcttatcttttctttaccttatctgctatctttctttatcttttattttaaattcttatctcttgcttttaaattgggtttgcattaatctaagtacaaacaaagtccctgtggattcgacactcggacttccgagaattttactacttgtgacgatttggtacacttgccaacgagttaacacACGTGTACAAAATTACCGCACACATACAAAATTATCGTGATCGTGATCTTCTAATTACCTCTAAAAATTCATGatatttagctttttttttttacatgaaatcTCTTAAGCACTTGTCTTTCATAAACTTACACTAAATtgtgaatttttccaaataaAACATATCAAAATGCACGAAAATGACATGAAAACTCATCAAAATACAGTCAAATATGAATTTATCAATTACAACATGGGAATATGTGAGAGGCTTGTGTCATATGTTATTGTTGGTGGTGATTGAAACAAGGGGTAGGGTGGGAGTGTAGTTGAAATGGTGGTTGATGCGTGTTTTTAGGTGGTATATTGGTTGTGTATAAACTAAAAATGTTGGTTAAGGTTTTGGAAAGGTGGGGTACAAATGGAAGAACGAGCATTGTAGTGAGTGTTTTGAAATTGAAAGGGAGAAGGGGGAGGTTGTTGTGGGTTGAAAACCCCCCGTTGAGGATTTGACAAAACATAATAAAGCATTGAGGCTTCAATGAAAGAGGGTTGTATTGGGGTGGTGTTTTGAGTTAACGGTGGTGAGGGGAATGAAGGAAATGTTGGAGCGTGAGGGTCGGAAAGGAAAGATGGAGATGGATTCGTGagattaaatttaatgtttGGAAGATTTAGTGTGTTAAGGGTGGGTAAGAGTAAGTATGTGTGAGGGGTATGAGTCAAAAGGGAAAAATTGGTGTCAGTTGCCATTGTGGTGGTGACCATGGCGGTAGTGATAATTGTGATTGTGGACTGCAGATTTGTGTTTGGTGGTGgagtaagaaaataataaggTTATGATGGAAAATCTTGATGTTGGGTGGATGACAATGATGGCCATTGCAGCGAGGTTTGGGAACGGTAGTAGAGATGTCTgtagatggtggtggtggtggtgggtgTGGGTGGTGAGTAATAGCTATAGTGGGTGATGGTTGGTGACGTGGGAGGTGAGTAAGCGGATGAAAGCAACATTTGTTAGAGTGCTAAAACTACTATACTTCTACTCCTAGGAAAACACCATTAAAAAGCTATAAAGAAAACTAggaagaagataaaaataacacttatatttttcattgatgATAATAGGTAAAGAAAGATACACTTATATAACCCTAAGAATGTGTTTGGTaggggatttttttttattcctggGAATCATGTTTCTTGGGAATGAATAAAACTTATTTGATTGACAATTGACAATCTTTAAATAAGTTTCCTAACAATCAAAGAATTACAcatatttttactaattattttaattatttaccatattatataatttaataaagataacaatgtttttatagttgtaaaaaagaaaaattaaacctTAGAAAGTAGGccgatttccaaatgttcccaaGAGAAAATTTTTGTGGGAAGTTAAttaaaagacatttttgagaaacatcttttcttaggaatgttattttcttaaaatgcttaccaaacatgagaaattaagtttttcaaCATATGATTccctagaaataaaaaatttatgtccTATCGAATGTCCCCTAAAGGATGTTAATTAATGGATAATAATTATTCAAGTGTCAACATctcattatttataataaaaacaataatacaaatatatacTTCAACCTATATAATCTTTCAActactttaatttaaagataTATTTGGGCCTCTTAAAGCCCATCCTAACAAATACACTCACCGTATCCTATGTCATTATATTGAATGTAGATCATGAACCTCTAAGAACTAATCTCTTGGAGTTCTTTGTCTTAAGTTTGAAAGGACACAAGATGATGCCAACAAGATGAAATTTAATGCAAAGGCAAGGTATCTGATATTAAAGTCTTCGATTTCAAGTCAACTAAATAGATATAGGACACCATGAAGGTAGTAGCAATATGATGAGGACAAAGATCAATCTAGCTACTGGTTAGATATATGAAGGAAGATGAGGCCATTAATGACACAATTGGAAGATCCCAAACAATTCTTATTAACGATTTTAGAGCTCTTAAGAAATAGATACCATAGAAGAAAACAACATCAAGCTTTTTGACAACCTTCTTAAGGAGTGAAATTAAGAACTTAAGATCATTGATCATTGTTCTCCAAGAACTGGGGATCTTAGTTTCGTAAAGATGGAAGATATTTTGAGATCTCCTAAGATCCGTGAGCTCTATTTGAACCACAAAAGTTTAGTGAAGAAGAGAAATTCTATTGCTTTTAAATTTAGGAACTCTAAAGACAGATAAAGTCTATCCAAGTTAGAAAGGATGAGGAGGAGAGTGAGGATACACAAAATTCTCAGGATGAAAACTACTTTGAGACTAAAGATGAAATGTCCCTAATCTAAAAAAGAATTTGTTAGATGATATTATGAAAGACTAAGAACTAGCTTTTTGTCGACAAGGTAGCAAGATTTAAAAGAAAGTTAGTAAGGAAGACAAAGTAGAGATTATCTGGTTTGAGTGTAAGAAATTTGAGCATACATGAAAGTTGTCATGAAGAAGTTCTTAGGAAAGAAAAAGGTCTCATGATGACATGAGAAGATATTGATAACAACAATTCTAAGAGTGAATAATGTAGAAGCAAATATGtcatgaagttttgatgatgccaaagaaacgTGCTTCTATGTTTGATCCAAGGCAAGACTCCAAGAAATACAAGATAAATGAAGAATctagtctctagagtcttagaaagagtTTCTAAATTGATGATGCACAAGTTATgtccaaagtatttttttaagaattcatGAAAGTGgtatttactctttggtaatcgattaccagtgaccaaaaTGCTTTctgaaatgtttttaaaatgtttttaaatatttttgaaagcttataattgattacacaaggcttataatcgattaccagaagttttaaacattttaaaacaacctttagaaatttgaatttaaatttcaaagtctgcaatcaattaccagagttaaaattcaaatttcaaatgtgaagagtcacaactcttcagaaaacaactgtgtaatcgattacaccattttggtaatcgattaccagtgagaaattttcgaaaataactcccaacagtcacatcttttcatatataggtgacttgggacacaAATTTCCTCAgagtttttattgaacaaaaaaaagtcttatcctctcaaaaatcaaattgtcttatcctctaaaaAATTCTTTgggtaaaacacttgcaaattcaataaggaatcattgagtgatcttcattgtattatctttctcttaaaagagagaattcttcttcttcctcttcttattcaaagagaaactggttaagggaccgagggtctcttgttgtatggttatctgaacacaaaggaagggttgtccttgtgtggttcagacattgtaaaaggaattttacaagatagtgaaaatctcaaggggattgcttggggactagacgtaggcacaggacgtggctgaaccagtataaactgAGTTTggattttctcttcccttaaacttcttttagttgttgttatttatcttttgcattaaagaagtttattttgaattgtctttttagtaattcataataagggtacattaaaatttttaaaaaagagagttaaaattttaattgaggaaatagtctttgatatcttaattcaacctcccttcttaagatatctgaagTCACTTGTTTAACAAAGAAAAcactacaaaagaaaaaaatgataattttcatttaaacagaaaaataagttaatacCTTCTTATCGATTATTCCTTATATCCCTCTGAGACATACAATTATTTTCTCACTTTGTTTTTTAGAAATCACATAATTTCTTATCATTGTAATATTTCCTTAGTAAAGgtatatttatcttaaattgtaataatttaaaatcaataaaacaaATCATATTTATACTCTTTGAATTTGGATAAAGTTAGTGGTGAAAGGTGATAACAAATCACAATTCTTCATCTTTCGATAAGTACTGGTTCATTGgattttctttgtttcattttttatatgcaAATGAGAAAGTATAAAGTCATTTTTTCTGGTTCATTTTATATGTGGTTATGGAGGTACAATGAAATTAGATTTGGTGGTGATTAGAGGCGATTTAATAGTGCATTGTGAAAGCTTTATCATCCAatcaaaaattgataaaaagaaacaaaaagaaatctttATATCAGTAGTTTTTCTTTAAAGTatcattatattattagtttcactatctaaacataaaaaaataatcgtaTGTAATAGGATatagtatatttatttttaaattttttggcaTAAACACatcttaattaaaatcaaagggGGCAACTTTTTGTTGtggtatttttatatatattaacaaacatTTCCTTATTTATTAATGATGGCTTATCCATGTTTCTGAACCCCATCAACTAGTAATGATCCTTCTACATAGGTGTACAAAGAGACATGTCAATATAGCTGCTTTGCATATTGTGGACATGGGAATCCTATACTTTCCTGTCTCAAATAATCCTCTCAGAAATGGCCAATAGCAAATCATCAAATAAACACTACAGAAAATCTCACCTAGTCCACTTCCATTCCTACTCGGAGTTGGCACTGGTGGTTGCAACCCTAATAACTTGATAACCATTGCTGTCAATTGCAACAACAAAATGGTAGTGCCTGGCAAGAAAACTACGGACTCATCGAAGGTGTACCTTCCAGCATCCTTATCATCTAGAACATTTCCTGTTGGGGGTAAGTCTTTCTTTGTTACGTCAAACACAGTTTCAGATATTCTTAACAACTTGAGTAGGACACTAAGAAATGCACAAAAACCAGCATTCATGGATGTTATTCTTGACATCCTTTGATTGTTCCACCACTCTCGAACTGATAACCCTGCTGCCAAATATTCGCATACAGTATATACCTTGTAAATTGCAAAAAATGCAATAGGGATACATATTCCTAGGTCCTGGATTGAGCAAAATACAAGGTTATAATTAacattcatttatatattttggaaataaatataaacataatataACTTAGACCTACGAATTTGGAACTAAACAAAATATAAGGTTGCATCATTATGTGCATATAAATTTATAGCTCTACAtacttgcatatatatatatatagcactcATTACATTAATCACTTTTTactatatttgttattttaaaagaaactgTTGTGTATGATTCCTATAGATAAAATATACAGAGAAATAATAGGAACACCATCTCTTAATATACCAACTATTATTAAGTGGAATTTGTGTAAGATTAAGTAATGATATGAGTTTTACTCTTTATCTGGTGGGGTCTCatttcacatatatatatagagagagagagaggttacAAGTAAATTTTAtctaccaataaaaaattatatcactAATTTATATTTCTCAAATATTAAAAGTATGCATAATTTGTTATATAAGAGATGTTTTTGTAGTTTTCCTAACTAAAAGATAGTAGTAGTACTATATTAAACatcaatttcaaagaaaattgtCTGGACCTTGGAAAAATGAACgatattattagtttttgttttgttgatgTATTCTTGTTAttcgtttgttttgttttcaacaTTTTTTGTATACTAACCTGGGGCAAGAAATTGGAGTTGGTGATGATGCAATATGCAAGGAGACATGCATAACATACTTCAAAGACTGGTTGCAGACCCCAATTGATAATCCACATATATGCTAAGCACTGCCTCAAAGTAAGCTTACGGAAAAGGGAAGAAATAATAGGACAATGCTTGCATATGAAGATTTCAAGCATTCCTGTGGCCCATCTCTTTTGCTGGGCCATTGAAGTTGGGCCACCTCCTGGAGCAAAACCAGTGAAGGGAATTGGGCTTGGTGTACACAATTCTGATCTCCAACCTTTCTCATGTATGGTCAGCCCGGTGAGTACGTCTTCTGATATTGATCCATATATCCAACCCacctcaaattttttttaagaaaaaaacgtCAACTTCATTTCAATCAATTTGACAAAAATCTaatgaggattttttttttctttcaagataaaataatgaattttgtaGCAGTACTCTTTTTCTAGCATTTTATGACAAAGTAATATCTTAACCTTATGTGTGTATATAGTTGAATAGTgaagattgaattttttttttaactttttcttgtTACTAGATATGTCCTTTATACAAACATACACATATTGAAGAAAAGAGTAAATTATATTGACGTCTTTTGAGATTCTTTCAGATTATATACAataccttattttttttaaaatgtttctaATAACCTTCCTTAACATGAATTCAtgatgtaattaatatttttaaaataattaatgggtTAGTGTAGTGTATAATGAATatcaatgtattattttttaaacaattaatgaATTAGTATAggggaataaaagaaaagatatcgtgtataatttgaaaaaacttcaaagtgtaatttattttaaaaaaaattatttattcttctttggagtaaattacaatattatttcttcaaatttggtgtaattacataattatttcatgttttttaatCATTACATTCACATCTCTTTATAGGGGATATTAATGTAAGATTTAAGAGGGAATTGAGAATATCAGtgtaatattttcaaacatataagagagtgttaatataatattttcaaaattaaaggaaagttagtataagaaaatttaaaatggtgGAATTATGTGTAATTTGATAAAAGTTAAAGGTATATTGATGTAATTTACTCCTTTCTTTATTATATGTAGTTGTATAAACATATATAGTGAAAACTAATTCCAAAAGTTAAATAGTGAAAGAATTGTGCATGTTTAGTTGCATATTTTTAAAGGAATTATTATTGATCTAAAAACtctctaaaatatttatttttaagacctGTTTGCCCCATCCTGTGCCATATTCATATCCACAACCGGCAACTTGGCTTGCTACGTCAACAACATTCGAAATATTAATATCATTAGGCGAATATATCCTCCCTTTCAAAGCAAAAGCAGCTGATTTCAGAAAATCctttgaagccccaaatttttctttgaattcctCGTCTGATATGCCGCTTCCTGAAAAATTGGCTAGAATGTGTAAGataataaatagaaattaaattaatagagTAAATTATTAGACATGACAATGGGGCAGGACGGGAATGAGTATTGTCTCCCCAGTCCTCAACCCCAACTCCCCAACATATACTCGTACCTGTTCCCAATAGCCGACGGGTTAAATTTTGTTATCCTATCTCCGTACTTGTCGGGTATCGAGTA
Above is a window of Glycine soja cultivar W05 chromosome 12, ASM419377v2, whole genome shotgun sequence DNA encoding:
- the LOC114380073 gene encoding cellulose synthase-like protein H1 isoform X2, with amino-acid sequence MANQNSLPLYEKFWYKHNYKRVTESLLSVLLLWLLGYRVISINNYSFPWFVAFLCESWFTISWFLALTTEWSPAVTKTYPDRLLQSVQELPPVDLFVTTADPELEPPIITVNTVLSLLALDYPAHKLACYVSDDGCSPLTFYALQEASKFAKFWVPFCKKYEVQVRAPLRYFFDKPEVSTANNTPKFKQEWLKMKDMYDQLSRKIDLDSFTKSNPCLGEFATFSNTERTNHPSIIQTRVSGLITNAPFMLNVDCDMIVSNPKIVLHALSILLDPKGEKEVAFVQCPQQFYATLKDDPFGNQMTILFKNLAPGLAGLQGPFYGGTNCFHRRKVIYGRSPDNIEKGSGISDEEFKEKFGASKDFLKSAAFALKGRIYSPNDINISNVVDVASQVAGCGYEYGTGWGKQVGWIYGSISEDVLTGLTIHEKGWRSELCTPSPIPFTGFAPGGGPTSMAQQKRWATGMLEIFICKHCPIISSLFRKLTLRQCLAYMWIINWGLQPVFEVCYACLLAYCIITNSNFLPQDLGICIPIAFFAIYKVYTVCEYLAAGLSVREWWNNQRMSRITSMNAGFCAFLSVLLKLLRISETVFDVTKKDLPPTGNVLDDKDAGRYTFDESVVFLPGTTILLLQLTAMVIKLLGLQPPVPTPSRNGSGLGEIFCSVYLMICYWPFLRGLFETGKYRIPMSTICKAAILTCLFVHLCRRIITS